AGTCCTAAGCTGACAATTTTATAGACAAAGTTATACTTATGTTGACAAATATTGAGAAAAATCAAGATAATTTAGTTGAAAAAATCAAATACTTGATATATAATATCAAGATATTAAGTATTGGATAAGACTATTGCCGACGCGAAAACCAAGCTTTGATAGTGATAGTCTTTTGGAAAATCTTAAGCATTAGAAAGATCGCGTTGGGCTACAGCGTGTAAGTCTACTGAGGGATAACCGCTCCCATGCTCCCGTTGAAGTAGAAAGTAAAGTCTAGCTTTGTCTAGGTTTTATATAGCAGCAATCCTGAACGGGCTGTGATTAGCCCAAGAATCTCCGCCCGAAAAGTGCGGAGATATGTCGATGGTTTTGATCGTACAAAATAGCGATAGTTTCACTGAATCGCCCACTCCCCAGTTCTACAAGGGGAATCAGGGGAAAATCTGCGCCTCAAGGGACTGGAAGGGACTGGAGACAAGGAAGGGGAAATTTTCAATTGTTCATCCCCCCAATTCCCAATTCCCAATCCCCAATCCCCAATCCCCAATCCCCAATTTCCCATCCCAGTGCCATATCAATCAGGAGTATGTGATATATGTACGACAAAATTACCCCCCCCACAACTGGAGCAAAAATCACCTTCAAAAATAGTGAGCCAGTTGTACCGGACAATCCAATTATCCCTTTTATTCGAGGCGACGGCACAGGGATAGATATCTGGCCTGCTGCCCAAAAAGTGCTTGATGCGGCAGTAGCTAAGGCTTATAATAACCAGCGTCGAATTAGTTGGTTCAAGGTTTATGCTGGGGATGAAGCCTGCGAATTATACGGTACATACCAGTATTTGCCCCAGGATACACTGACCGCAATTCAAGAATATGGTGTAGCGATTAAAGGCCCGTTAACCACTCCCATCGGGGGCGGGATTCGTTCTTTAAATGTGGCACTGCGGCAAATTTTTGACTTGTACACCTGCGTGCGTCCTTGCCGTTACTATGCAGGGACACCCTCACCCCACAAAAATCCCGAAAAACTCGATGTGATTGTTTATCGGGAAAATACGGAAGATATCTATTTGGGAATTGAGTGGCGACAAGGGAGCGAAATAGGCGATCGCCTGATTAAACTCCTTAATGAAGAACTTATCCCCGCTACCCCAGAACATGGCAAAAAACAAATTCCCCTCGATGCTGGTATTGGTATCAAACCCATCAGCAAAAAGGGTTCCCAGCGCCTTGTAAGACGCGCTATTAAGCACGCCCTGTTACTCCCCAAACACAAGCAACAGGTGACTTTGGTGCATAAGGGTAATATTATGAAGTACACCGAAGGCGCTTTCCGCGATTGGGGTTATGAACTGGCGACCAGCGAATTTCGCCAGGAAACCGTCACCGAACGGGAATCTTGGATTTTGAGTAACAAGGAAAAAAACCCCAATCTCTCCCTAGAAGACAACGCCCGTCAGATTGACCCTGGGTTTGATGGTCTAACAGAAGAGAAAAAAGCGCAAATTGTCAAGGAAGTTGAAACAGTTCTTCACGAAATTTGGGAAACCCACGGTAACGGTCAATGGAAAGATAAAATTTTGGTCAATGACCGGATTGCTGACAGTATTTTTCAACAAATCCAAACCAGACCCGATGAATATTCGATTCTGGCGACCATGAACTTGAACGGCGATTACTTATCTGATGCTGCTGCGGCCATTGTTGGCGGACTGGGAATGGGTCCTGGCGCGAATATTGGCGACGCCTGCGCCATCTTTGAAGCCACCCACGGTACAGCACCCAAACACGCCGGTTTAGATCGGATTAATCCCGGTTCGGTGATTTTATCCGGTGTGATGATGTTGGAGTATCTGGGTTGGCAAGAAGCTGCAGACTTAATTAAGAAAGGTTTAGGAGATGCGATCGCCAACGGTCAAGTCACCTACGATTTAGCACGTTTGCTAGAACCACCCGTAGAACCCCTAAAATGTTCTGAATTCGCCGAAGCGATTATTCAGCATTTTGGTTAATTAGGACTGGGGATTGGGGATTGGGGACACTTCGGCAAGCTCAGTGCATCGCTGGGGATTGGGGACACTTCGGCAAGCTCAGTGCATCGCTGGGGATTGGGGACACTTCGGCAAGCTCAGTGCATCGCTGGGGATTGGGGACTGAAGGTTAATCAACAGAAGGTGAAGTTTGGAGTTCGGAAGCTGAAGTTTCGAGTTCCGAGGTTGAAGTTTCGAGTTCGGAGGTTGAAGTTTCGAGTTCCGAAGCTGAAGTTTCGAGTTCCGAGGTTGAAGTTTCGAGTTCCGAAGCCAAAACTTGAACTTCTACTCATCCCCAATCCCCAATCCCCAATCCCTAATCCCCAATCCCTAATCCCCAATCCCCAATCCCCAATTCGCTAATTTTTTGTCGCCAAAATCGAAGAAAATAAAAACTACGAACAGATTTTAATTGCTTCGGCGCCAAAACTTTTATGACTATAAATCGACGCCATTTCTTGTTTTTGGTAACAGCAGGTGCAGGTACATTTGTATTAGAGGCTTGTGCTTCAACAGAAAAATATTCTAGTAGTGCTAACCAAGCTAGTCCAGGTAATACGCCAGAGAAAACCGAGGCTATCCAGCTACCACCTTTACCCTATGCTTACGAAGCGCTAGAACCACACATCGATGCTAAAACGATGCAGTTTCATCATGATAAACACCATGCAGCTTATGTAAAAAATCTAAATGCGGCGTTAGACAAGTACCCAAAACTCAAAACCAAAAGTGTTGAAGATCTGCTAGGTAAACTTAACAGAGTACCAGAAGATATCCGCCAAACAATACGCAATCATGGCGGTGGACATGTGAACCATTCGATGTTTTGGCAAATTATGAAGCCAAACGGCGGTGGAGAACCTACAGGAGAAATTGCTACAGCAATTAATAAGACTTTTGGTAGTTTTGCAGAGTTCAAAAAACAATTTAACGCAGCTGGTGCTGCTCATTTTGGTAGTGGTTGGGTTTGGCTTGTCCGCAATCAAAAAGGCAAGTTAGAAGTAACAACTACAACTAACCAAGATAGTCCTTTAAGTGAAGAAAAATATCCCATTTTGGGCAATGACGTGTGGGAACACGCATATTATCTCAATTATCAAAACCGCCGACCTGATTATCTAGAAGCTTGGTGGAATGTAGTTAATTGGGACGAGATTAACAAGCGATTTGCAGCAACCAGTAAATCTGCTTAAGAGACTGACAACAGATTTTTGGCGTTGCTGAATGAAAATATGACAAGGCTACGCAAGAGGCGCAAAAACTAATACCAATGCAAAAAATCTT
The Gloeotrichia echinulata CP02 DNA segment above includes these coding regions:
- a CDS encoding NADP-dependent isocitrate dehydrogenase, producing the protein MYDKITPPTTGAKITFKNSEPVVPDNPIIPFIRGDGTGIDIWPAAQKVLDAAVAKAYNNQRRISWFKVYAGDEACELYGTYQYLPQDTLTAIQEYGVAIKGPLTTPIGGGIRSLNVALRQIFDLYTCVRPCRYYAGTPSPHKNPEKLDVIVYRENTEDIYLGIEWRQGSEIGDRLIKLLNEELIPATPEHGKKQIPLDAGIGIKPISKKGSQRLVRRAIKHALLLPKHKQQVTLVHKGNIMKYTEGAFRDWGYELATSEFRQETVTERESWILSNKEKNPNLSLEDNARQIDPGFDGLTEEKKAQIVKEVETVLHEIWETHGNGQWKDKILVNDRIADSIFQQIQTRPDEYSILATMNLNGDYLSDAAAAIVGGLGMGPGANIGDACAIFEATHGTAPKHAGLDRINPGSVILSGVMMLEYLGWQEAADLIKKGLGDAIANGQVTYDLARLLEPPVEPLKCSEFAEAIIQHFG
- a CDS encoding superoxide dismutase; translated protein: MTINRRHFLFLVTAGAGTFVLEACASTEKYSSSANQASPGNTPEKTEAIQLPPLPYAYEALEPHIDAKTMQFHHDKHHAAYVKNLNAALDKYPKLKTKSVEDLLGKLNRVPEDIRQTIRNHGGGHVNHSMFWQIMKPNGGGEPTGEIATAINKTFGSFAEFKKQFNAAGAAHFGSGWVWLVRNQKGKLEVTTTTNQDSPLSEEKYPILGNDVWEHAYYLNYQNRRPDYLEAWWNVVNWDEINKRFAATSKSA